Proteins co-encoded in one Gemmatimonadaceae bacterium genomic window:
- a CDS encoding 1-acyl-sn-glycerol-3-phosphate acyltransferase, giving the protein MDHVPAAPDYPAVAGALLAIARRERPDDPWLPELPPAIPRRGGGVGRWMGRTALRLSGWKVIGNFPHLPRGVIIVAPHTSNWDFVVGFCAYLALDLHTNWFGKHTIFLGPIGSILRHFGGIPIHRESRSAGQVVDEYAEEFARRERMYLAIAPEGTRKKVAEWKSGFYRIAHRAMVPIIPVALDFERRRIIVGEPFTPAGDWETDKGRIRALYDGIAARHPEQY; this is encoded by the coding sequence ATGGACCATGTCCCCGCAGCACCCGATTACCCGGCTGTCGCGGGCGCACTCCTGGCCATCGCACGGCGCGAGCGCCCTGATGATCCATGGCTCCCCGAACTTCCGCCGGCGATTCCGCGTCGTGGTGGAGGGGTGGGACGATGGATGGGTCGTACCGCGCTCCGACTCTCCGGATGGAAGGTGATCGGCAACTTTCCTCACCTGCCGCGCGGCGTGATCATCGTGGCACCGCACACTTCCAACTGGGATTTTGTCGTCGGCTTCTGCGCCTATCTCGCGCTCGACCTGCATACCAACTGGTTCGGGAAGCACACGATCTTTCTTGGCCCCATCGGCTCGATCCTTCGTCACTTTGGCGGAATCCCGATCCATCGGGAGAGCCGGTCCGCGGGGCAGGTGGTGGATGAGTACGCGGAGGAGTTTGCCCGGCGCGAACGCATGTACCTGGCCATCGCGCCCGAGGGTACTCGCAAGAAGGTGGCGGAGTGGAAGAGCGGTTTCTATCGCATCGCGCACCGGGCGATGGTTCCGATCATCCCGGTGGCGCTCGACTTCGAGCGCCGACGCATCATCGTCGGCGAGCCGTTCACGCCTGCGGGCGACTGGGAGACCGACAAGGGGCGCATTCGCGCGCTGTATGACGGGATCGCGGCACGACATCCCGAGCAGTACTAG
- the infA gene encoding translation initiation factor IF-1 gives MAKQEAIELEGTVTEVLPNATFRVTIQGGHDVLATLGGKLRQHRIRILAGDAVRLEVSPYDLSRGRITFRYNTSRVQPSGG, from the coding sequence ATGGCCAAGCAGGAAGCGATCGAGCTCGAAGGGACCGTGACGGAAGTGCTCCCCAACGCGACGTTTCGCGTGACGATCCAGGGGGGGCACGACGTGCTCGCCACGTTAGGCGGGAAGCTGCGCCAGCACCGCATCCGCATTCTCGCGGGCGACGCCGTGCGCCTCGAGGTGTCGCCGTACGATCTTTCGCGCGGTCGCATCACCTTTCGCTACAACACGAGCCGGGTGCAGCCAAGCGGCGGCTGA
- a CDS encoding M20/M25/M40 family metallo-hydrolase: MRPLGRHVVAALALLALAARVAPAQSIASRYKATADRIIAESMKDSAAWNRIALLTETHGHRLSGSPQLERAIDWIIERMKEDGLENVRGEPVMVPHWVRGQESAEMVLPRRAPLPMLGLGGSIGTPASGITAEVMVAQSFADLERRAAEAKGKIVLFTFPWTNYGETGAYRRQGAIAAAKAGALASLIRSVTPYSMRTPHTGSMSYDSTVRKIPHAAITPEDADMIARMVQRGQKVVVKLMMSAQTLPDAPSRNVMGEIRGSQFPDEVIVMGGHIDSWDVGRGAMDDAGGVVAAWEALRVLKRLGLTPKRTIRVVGWTNEENGGRGGAGYRDAHKGELDNHILAIESDGGVFKPLGYGFTGPDAALAKLAEIGKLLDPIAAGKITKGGGGADIGPIMALGVPGMGLNVEDSRYFWFHHTDADTPDKLDPREVSQVVASLAVMAFVVADMPERLRPAGK; encoded by the coding sequence ATGCGCCCGCTGGGGCGCCACGTGGTCGCTGCGCTCGCCCTCCTCGCATTGGCGGCACGCGTGGCGCCGGCGCAGTCGATTGCCTCCCGCTACAAGGCCACGGCCGATCGCATCATCGCCGAGTCGATGAAGGACAGCGCGGCGTGGAACCGCATCGCCCTCCTCACCGAAACGCACGGCCACCGCCTGAGTGGCTCGCCGCAGCTGGAGCGCGCCATCGACTGGATCATCGAGCGCATGAAGGAAGACGGGCTGGAGAATGTTCGGGGAGAGCCGGTGATGGTCCCGCACTGGGTGCGCGGCCAGGAGTCGGCCGAGATGGTGCTGCCGCGCCGCGCCCCGCTGCCAATGCTTGGCCTGGGCGGGAGCATCGGGACGCCGGCCTCGGGGATCACGGCTGAAGTGATGGTGGCGCAGTCGTTCGCCGACCTGGAGCGGCGCGCCGCGGAGGCGAAGGGGAAGATCGTCCTCTTTACCTTCCCATGGACTAACTACGGAGAGACGGGCGCGTACCGTCGCCAGGGGGCGATCGCCGCGGCCAAGGCGGGGGCGCTCGCCTCGTTGATCCGGTCGGTGACGCCGTACTCGATGCGCACCCCGCACACCGGCTCCATGAGCTACGACTCCACGGTGCGAAAGATCCCGCACGCGGCGATCACCCCCGAGGACGCCGACATGATCGCGCGCATGGTGCAGCGCGGCCAGAAAGTCGTGGTGAAGCTCATGATGTCGGCGCAGACACTCCCCGATGCGCCGTCGCGCAACGTGATGGGCGAGATCCGCGGGTCGCAGTTCCCCGACGAGGTGATCGTGATGGGGGGGCACATCGACTCGTGGGACGTGGGGCGCGGGGCGATGGACGATGCCGGGGGCGTGGTGGCGGCGTGGGAGGCGCTGCGCGTGCTCAAGCGGCTCGGCCTCACCCCCAAGCGGACCATTCGCGTGGTGGGGTGGACCAACGAGGAGAATGGTGGGCGCGGCGGCGCCGGCTATCGCGACGCACACAAGGGCGAGCTGGACAACCACATCCTGGCCATCGAGTCGGATGGCGGCGTCTTCAAGCCGCTGGGCTACGGCTTCACCGGCCCCGATGCGGCACTGGCCAAGCTCGCCGAGATCGGGAAGCTCCTCGACCCGATCGCCGCGGGGAAGATCACCAAGGGGGGCGGTGGGGCCGACATCGGCCCGATCATGGCGCTCGGCGTGCCGGGGATGGGGCTCAACGTCGAGGACTCGCGCTACTTCTGGTTCCATCACACCGATGCCGACACGCCGGACAAGCTCGATCCGCGCGAGGTGTCGCAGGTGGTGGCGTCGCTCGCGGTGATGGCGTTCGTGGTCGCCGACATGCCCGAACGCCTGCGTCCCGCGGGGAAGTAG
- a CDS encoding OmpW family protein, with protein sequence MNTKVVVALLGALTLASAPVAAQQPAEGKFMVRLRALSLTPADKSDAIPSLSVAADAITVSKKIFPEVDVSYFFTKNVAAELVLTYPQQHDVELNGAKIGTFKHLPPSLLLQYHFLPEGVFRPYIGAGANLTLISSVDIKVANVGALDLESSSVGVAGQLGADIKVGAKHFLNIDIKKVTIGSDVTKGGTKVSAVKVDPLLLSVGFGIRF encoded by the coding sequence ATGAATACCAAGGTTGTCGTCGCCCTGCTCGGGGCTCTCACGCTGGCTTCGGCCCCTGTTGCCGCGCAACAACCCGCCGAAGGCAAGTTCATGGTGCGCCTGCGCGCGCTGTCGCTTACGCCGGCCGACAAGTCCGACGCGATTCCGTCGCTCTCCGTGGCCGCCGATGCCATCACGGTCTCCAAGAAGATCTTCCCCGAAGTCGACGTGTCGTACTTCTTCACGAAGAACGTGGCTGCGGAGCTCGTGCTCACGTATCCGCAGCAGCACGACGTGGAGTTGAACGGGGCGAAGATCGGGACGTTCAAGCACCTCCCGCCGTCGCTCCTCCTGCAGTATCACTTCCTCCCCGAGGGCGTCTTCCGTCCGTACATCGGCGCTGGCGCCAACCTCACGTTGATTTCGAGCGTCGACATCAAGGTGGCGAACGTCGGGGCCCTCGATCTCGAGAGCTCGAGCGTGGGTGTGGCCGGGCAGCTCGGTGCCGACATCAAGGTTGGCGCCAAGCACTTCCTCAACATCGACATCAAGAAGGTGACGATCGGGTCCGACGTCACGAAGGGCGGGACGAAGGTCTCGGCGGTGAAGGTCGATCCGCTCCTCCTCAGCGTCGGCTTCGGGATCCGCTTCTAG
- a CDS encoding P1 family peptidase: MRHCLLRALALAPLLQALLVSESSAQQAPAAGAGRARARDLGVAPGIFRTGALNAITDVAGVRVGQVTVIEGDRVRTGVTAILPHGGNPFFDRVPAALHVGNGFGKLLGVTQLRELGELETPILLTCTLCVWKAADAMVEWMLAKPGMQNVGSINPVVGETNDGTLNAIRERAIRPEHVRQALESAREGAVQEGAVGAGASTVAFGWKGGIGTSSRVLPASLGGYTVGVLVQSNFGGVLQVLGVPIGKELGRYSFKDDVDAERGDGSIMMVVATDAPLSDRNLERLAARAIMGLSRTGSAASNGSGDYVLAFSTADGVRRRLPAPGENSRAAMLRTTPELANDGMSALFQAAVEATEEAVYNSLFAATTVTSNGRTVEALPIERVREILKKYGVPGR; this comes from the coding sequence ATGCGCCATTGCCTCCTGCGCGCGCTGGCGCTCGCGCCGCTCCTCCAGGCGCTCCTCGTGAGCGAGTCGTCGGCCCAGCAGGCGCCGGCGGCCGGCGCGGGGCGAGCGCGCGCTCGCGACCTTGGCGTGGCCCCCGGGATCTTCAGGACCGGGGCGCTCAACGCCATCACCGACGTTGCCGGCGTACGCGTGGGCCAGGTGACGGTGATCGAGGGCGATCGCGTGCGCACCGGCGTGACGGCGATCCTGCCGCATGGCGGGAACCCCTTCTTTGACCGCGTCCCGGCGGCGCTGCACGTGGGGAACGGCTTCGGCAAGCTGCTGGGCGTGACGCAGCTTCGGGAGCTTGGCGAGTTGGAGACTCCCATCCTGCTCACGTGCACGTTGTGCGTGTGGAAGGCGGCCGACGCGATGGTCGAGTGGATGCTGGCCAAGCCGGGAATGCAGAACGTCGGCTCGATCAACCCGGTGGTCGGCGAGACAAACGATGGAACGCTGAACGCCATCCGCGAGCGGGCCATTCGTCCCGAGCACGTGCGCCAGGCACTCGAGTCGGCGCGCGAGGGGGCGGTGCAGGAGGGGGCGGTGGGCGCCGGCGCATCGACCGTCGCCTTCGGGTGGAAGGGGGGGATCGGGACATCGTCGCGCGTGCTGCCTGCTTCGTTAGGCGGCTACACCGTCGGCGTCCTCGTGCAGTCCAACTTCGGCGGCGTGCTGCAGGTCCTGGGCGTCCCCATCGGGAAGGAGCTGGGGCGCTACTCGTTCAAGGACGACGTCGACGCCGAGCGTGGCGACGGCTCGATCATGATGGTCGTGGCAACCGACGCGCCGTTGTCCGACCGGAACCTGGAACGCCTCGCGGCGCGTGCCATCATGGGGTTGTCGCGCACCGGCTCGGCGGCGTCGAACGGAAGCGGTGACTACGTCCTGGCCTTCTCGACCGCCGATGGCGTGCGGCGCCGCCTCCCGGCGCCCGGGGAGAACAGCCGAGCCGCGATGCTCCGCACCACGCCGGAGCTGGCCAACGACGGCATGTCGGCGCTCTTCCAGGCGGCCGTCGAGGCCACCGAGGAGGCGGTCTACAACTCGCTGTTCGCCGCCACGACGGTGACGAGCAACGGGCGGACCGTCGAGGCGCTCCCCATCGAGCGTGTGCGGGAAATCCTGAAGAAGTACGGGGTCCCCGGACGCTAG
- a CDS encoding zinc metallopeptidase, translating to MRINPRGRSENLEDRRGASGGGGGGGFGAGGGGLGGGGRGFGGGKLGLGGIVLLLILSAVFKQDFLGLAGGGAGVAPAPSSEAAPVHDPNEEPLVLFVSAVLDSTQSYWTRALPAQGSQYRDAKLVLFRDVTETACGYGQAATGPFYCPGDEKVYIDLAFYQELRDRFRAPGDFAQAYVLAHEIGHHVQNIMGTSGQVHRAQQRAGEREGNALSVRLELQADCYAGVWASTAAKQGILDAGDIEEGLGAAAAVGDDRLQKMSTGRVSPESWTHGSSEQRMQWFRRGFDGGVASACDTFNR from the coding sequence ATGCGCATCAATCCGCGTGGGAGAAGCGAGAACCTGGAGGATCGTCGCGGCGCCTCCGGTGGGGGCGGTGGCGGCGGCTTTGGCGCTGGCGGGGGAGGACTCGGCGGCGGCGGGCGCGGCTTCGGCGGCGGCAAGCTCGGGTTAGGGGGGATTGTCCTCCTCCTCATCCTGAGCGCCGTCTTCAAGCAGGACTTCCTGGGGCTTGCCGGCGGCGGCGCCGGTGTGGCCCCCGCGCCGTCGTCGGAAGCGGCGCCGGTGCACGACCCCAACGAGGAGCCGCTGGTGCTCTTCGTGTCGGCGGTGCTCGACAGCACGCAGTCCTACTGGACGCGCGCTCTCCCCGCGCAGGGGAGCCAATACCGCGATGCCAAGCTGGTGCTGTTCCGCGATGTGACGGAGACGGCGTGCGGCTACGGGCAGGCGGCCACCGGGCCGTTCTACTGCCCCGGCGACGAGAAGGTCTACATCGACCTTGCCTTCTACCAGGAGCTGAGGGACCGCTTCCGCGCGCCGGGCGACTTTGCGCAGGCGTACGTGCTCGCGCACGAGATCGGGCACCACGTGCAGAACATCATGGGGACGAGCGGGCAGGTGCATCGCGCACAGCAGCGCGCCGGCGAGCGCGAGGGGAACGCGCTCTCCGTGCGCCTGGAGCTGCAGGCCGACTGCTATGCCGGCGTGTGGGCATCGACGGCGGCCAAGCAGGGGATTCTCGACGCCGGCGACATCGAGGAGGGGCTGGGGGCGGCCGCGGCGGTGGGCGACGACCGGTTGCAGAAGATGTCGACGGGGCGCGTGAGCCCGGAGTCGTGGACGCACGGGTCATCGGAACAGCGCATGCAGTGGTTCCGGCGCGGCTTCGACGGCGGCGTCGCCTCGGCGTGCGACACGTTCAACCGTTAG
- a CDS encoding aminotransferase class I/II-fold pyridoxal phosphate-dependent enzyme, translating to MPRFSYRFGQFPAYPLAHVPQRKRELLQRGVDVIDLGAGDADLAPPAAAVAELQRAASVPSLGRYGFGLGHVPFREATAAWMAKRFGVSVDPMNEVVPLLGSKEGLAHVAFAFLGRGDVAVIPEPAYQAYLGGTLLSDATPHVYPLRPRTDFLVELEELPDAVASRTRVVYLNYPNNPTTAIAPRDYLERVVRYCRSRDILLVFDNAYSELAFDGYVPPSIFEIEGARDVAIEFHSLSKTYNMTGWRCGWAVAKPEIAGALAKVKTFIDTGTYMGIQSAGVAAIESWGDFVPGNVAIFRERRDAAVAAFGAAGFAVTSPAATMYLWIPLPEGISSKAFADRLMDEEGVIVLPGSGFGAGGEGFFRISFIVPPPRLAEAAQRAGRLLARLREELAHAG from the coding sequence GTGCCGCGTTTCTCCTATCGTTTCGGGCAGTTTCCCGCCTATCCGCTTGCCCACGTTCCGCAGCGCAAGCGCGAGCTGCTGCAGCGCGGGGTGGATGTCATCGACCTTGGGGCGGGGGATGCCGACCTCGCGCCTCCCGCCGCGGCGGTGGCGGAATTGCAGCGGGCGGCAAGCGTTCCCTCGTTAGGGCGATACGGGTTCGGGCTGGGGCACGTCCCGTTCCGCGAGGCGACGGCGGCGTGGATGGCGAAGCGTTTCGGGGTGTCGGTCGACCCGATGAACGAGGTCGTCCCGCTCCTGGGGTCGAAGGAGGGGCTGGCACACGTCGCCTTTGCGTTTCTCGGGCGCGGCGACGTGGCGGTGATCCCCGAGCCGGCGTATCAGGCGTACCTGGGCGGGACGCTGCTGAGCGATGCCACGCCGCATGTGTACCCGCTGCGTCCACGGACCGACTTCCTGGTCGAGCTCGAGGAACTGCCGGACGCGGTGGCGTCGCGCACGCGGGTGGTCTACCTGAACTACCCCAACAACCCGACGACGGCGATCGCGCCACGCGACTACCTGGAGCGCGTGGTGCGGTATTGCCGCTCGCGCGACATCCTGCTCGTCTTCGACAACGCCTACTCCGAGCTGGCCTTTGACGGCTACGTTCCGCCGTCGATCTTCGAGATCGAGGGGGCGCGTGACGTGGCGATCGAGTTCCACTCGCTGTCCAAGACGTACAACATGACGGGGTGGCGGTGTGGCTGGGCGGTGGCCAAGCCAGAGATTGCCGGTGCGCTGGCGAAGGTGAAGACCTTCATCGACACCGGGACGTACATGGGGATCCAGTCCGCCGGCGTGGCGGCAATCGAGAGTTGGGGAGACTTCGTGCCGGGCAACGTGGCGATCTTTCGCGAGCGTCGCGATGCCGCGGTGGCGGCCTTCGGCGCGGCGGGGTTCGCGGTGACGTCGCCGGCGGCAACGATGTACCTCTGGATCCCGCTCCCCGAGGGGATTTCCAGCAAGGCGTTCGCCGACCGGTTGATGGACGAGGAAGGGGTGATCGTCCTGCCAGGGTCGGGGTTCGGCGCCGGGGGCGAGGGGTTCTTCCGCATCTCGTTCATCGTCCCGCCGCCCAGGCTGGCCGAGGCGGCGCAGCGCGCCGGTCGCCTGCTGGCGCGCCTGCGCGAGGAGCTGGCACACGCCGGGTAG
- a CDS encoding DUF4118 domain-containing protein — protein MGGEHREYPEYDPRTIRRNRRLAWLGGTAAMLSFVVILAPYRATVDEVHIVLPMLLLVLVASSVGGERLGFFLATIGFVAIDVIFQPPFGKFSLNKPHDLTVLIAFFVTAAISTRLLVRAQYKAAEAYQRSVELQQMADLGAEMLSTVSPAEAVERVAVATCDLLGARECRIVRGAPGEAGEVVALVTRKPGAADQVTHPKAMSFPLHADGGPIGEMTVEGVNATSLRETRTDTLRAMAHYAALGLDRMRLAADAAHADELRQADRMKDMVLASVSHDLRTPLTTIKLLAASLIRRGEGAAEQIEEEADRLSRMVGDLLDLSRARAGELALNMDVNTLEDLIGAATRQLTPILGARPVVRIVADDEGPLVGRFDFVASLRVVVNLVENAGKYSPPGSPIELEARREQDQLVIEVRDRGRGVSEDDLGRIFIPFFRSRNVRYDTGGAGLGLPTARVLAEAQGGTVTYRPREGGGSVFTFTLVAMPESLTSVLGEQDGAP, from the coding sequence ATGGGCGGCGAGCACCGCGAGTATCCCGAGTACGATCCCCGGACCATTCGTCGCAACCGCCGTCTCGCCTGGCTGGGAGGGACGGCGGCGATGCTGTCGTTCGTCGTGATCCTGGCCCCGTACCGCGCCACGGTCGACGAGGTGCACATCGTCCTGCCCATGCTTCTCCTCGTGCTCGTGGCGAGTTCGGTGGGCGGGGAGCGCCTGGGCTTCTTCCTGGCAACGATCGGCTTCGTGGCGATCGACGTCATCTTCCAGCCGCCGTTCGGGAAGTTCAGCCTCAACAAGCCGCACGACCTCACCGTCCTCATCGCCTTCTTCGTGACGGCGGCGATCTCGACGCGACTGCTCGTGCGCGCGCAGTACAAGGCGGCGGAGGCCTATCAACGCAGCGTGGAGCTGCAACAAATGGCGGACCTCGGCGCCGAGATGTTGTCGACCGTGAGTCCGGCCGAGGCGGTGGAGCGCGTGGCGGTAGCAACGTGTGACCTGCTCGGTGCGCGGGAGTGCCGCATCGTGCGCGGCGCGCCTGGCGAGGCGGGCGAGGTGGTGGCGCTGGTGACGCGGAAGCCAGGTGCCGCCGATCAGGTCACGCATCCCAAGGCGATGTCCTTTCCGCTGCACGCCGACGGCGGCCCCATCGGGGAGATGACGGTCGAGGGAGTGAACGCGACATCGCTGCGCGAGACGCGCACCGATACGCTGCGTGCCATGGCACACTACGCGGCGTTAGGGCTCGACCGCATGCGGCTGGCGGCTGACGCGGCGCACGCCGACGAGTTGCGGCAGGCCGATCGCATGAAGGACATGGTGCTGGCCTCGGTGTCGCACGACCTGCGCACGCCGCTCACGACCATCAAGCTGCTGGCGGCGTCGCTCATCAGGCGGGGTGAGGGCGCGGCGGAACAGATCGAGGAGGAGGCCGACCGGCTGTCGCGCATGGTTGGCGACCTGCTGGACCTGTCGCGGGCGCGCGCGGGAGAGCTGGCGCTCAACATGGACGTGAACACGCTGGAGGACCTGATTGGCGCCGCGACGCGGCAGCTCACCCCCATTCTTGGCGCGCGTCCGGTGGTGCGCATCGTTGCAGACGACGAGGGACCGCTGGTGGGGCGCTTCGATTTCGTGGCGTCGTTGCGCGTGGTGGTGAACCTGGTGGAGAACGCGGGCAAGTACTCACCTCCGGGGTCGCCCATAGAACTCGAGGCGCGGCGCGAGCAGGATCAGTTGGTGATCGAGGTGCGCGACCGCGGGCGCGGGGTGTCCGAGGACGACCTGGGGCGCATCTTCATCCCGTTCTTCCGGTCCAGGAACGTGCGCTACGACACGGGGGGGGCGGGGCTCGGACTTCCCACGGCGCGCGTACTGGCCGAGGCGCAAGGGGGGACGGTGACGTATCGCCCGCGTGAGGGGGGGGGCAGCGTCTTCACCTTCACGCTGGTCGCGATGCCGGAGTCGCTGACCTCGGTGCTGGGCGAGCAGGACGGCGCCCCCTGA
- a CDS encoding response regulator transcription factor, with protein MTSTISVGHQRFVVPTEQIDALVLIIDDEPQIRKALAQLLEERGSRVIDAATGAEGLSLAATRMPDLVILDIGLPDMAGDEVCREMRAWSQVPIVVLSARHSEAEKVRLLDLGADDYLTKPFGSAELVARVRAHLRRATVSESDLPAVIRAGDIEIDFHRRGAFRNGERLHLTPLEWSLLRTMATQAGRTLTHRQLFDAVWARSHGNASQYLRVFITALRKKIEPDPSSPQLIVTEPGVGYRFEIPRQG; from the coding sequence ATGACCTCGACCATCTCCGTAGGACACCAGCGGTTCGTCGTGCCGACCGAACAGATCGACGCCCTGGTCCTGATCATCGACGACGAGCCGCAGATCCGGAAAGCGCTCGCGCAACTGCTCGAGGAGCGCGGATCGCGCGTGATCGACGCCGCCACTGGCGCCGAGGGGCTGTCACTCGCCGCCACGCGCATGCCCGATCTCGTCATCCTCGACATCGGCCTCCCCGACATGGCGGGCGACGAGGTGTGCCGCGAGATGCGCGCCTGGAGCCAGGTCCCGATCGTCGTGCTCTCGGCGCGGCATTCCGAGGCGGAGAAGGTGCGGCTGCTCGACCTTGGCGCCGACGACTATCTCACCAAGCCGTTCGGCTCCGCCGAGTTGGTGGCGCGGGTGCGCGCGCACCTGCGGCGCGCCACCGTATCGGAGAGCGACCTCCCCGCGGTGATTCGCGCCGGCGACATCGAGATCGACTTCCATCGTCGCGGCGCGTTCCGCAATGGCGAGCGGCTGCACCTCACGCCGCTGGAGTGGTCGTTGCTGCGCACCATGGCCACGCAGGCCGGGCGCACGCTCACACACCGGCAGCTCTTCGACGCCGTGTGGGCGCGTTCGCACGGGAACGCCTCGCAGTACCTGCGGGTCTTCATCACCGCGCTGCGCAAGAAGATCGAGCCCGATCCCTCGTCACCGCAGCTGATTGTCACCGAGCCCGGCGTCGGATACCGTTTCGAGATTCCTCGCCAGGGCTGA
- the paaZ gene encoding phenylacetic acid degradation bifunctional protein PaaZ, which yields MRLQNFALGQWVQGTGSATDLLHAVTGEKVAEASSQGLDFKAMLDYARSVGGPQLRRLTFHQRALMLKEVAKYLGERKEALYALSTATGATRTDSWIDIDGGIGTFYVYASKGRRELPNESFHVDGATEGISKLGTFVGRHICVPLEGCAVHINAFNFPVWGMMEKMAPSLLAGVPCIVKPATLTSFLTEAAFRMIIESNVFPAGAIQLICGSAGDLLDHLDCQDAVAFTGSSSTGRMLKESKRVVHNAVRFNMEADSLNCAILGPDAVPGTDEFDLFVKEVVREMTSKAGQKCTAIRRTIVPEALADDVIAALRKRLGEVKVGDPAVDGVKMGPLAGRAQVREVGKACDAIRAGAEVVFGGELGSLVHADAEKGAFYPITLLACNRPLDTAAPHDVEAFGPVNTVMPYATVGDAIALARMGKGSLVGSLFTADDEVARDVVLGTAAYHGRMYVLNRHSAKEATGHGSPLPHLVHGGPGRAGGGEEMGGIRGVLHYMQRTAVQGAPQTLTRITNEWIPGADQPADRIHPFRKYFDELEIGETLTTHRRTVTEADIVNFAGLSGDHFYAHMDEIAAKDSIFGRRVAHGYFVIAAAAGLFVDPAPGPVLANYGMENLRFTKPVHAGDTIQVKLTCKQKTAKETPPDGVAQGVVAWDVNVSNQDHELVATYTILTLVKRK from the coding sequence ATGCGACTCCAGAACTTCGCCCTTGGCCAGTGGGTGCAGGGCACCGGATCCGCCACCGATCTCCTGCATGCCGTCACGGGGGAGAAGGTGGCGGAGGCCAGCAGCCAGGGACTCGACTTCAAGGCGATGCTCGACTACGCCCGCTCGGTGGGGGGGCCGCAGTTGCGTCGCCTCACCTTCCACCAGCGCGCGCTGATGCTGAAGGAGGTGGCGAAGTACCTCGGGGAGCGCAAGGAAGCGCTGTATGCGCTCTCCACGGCAACGGGCGCCACCCGGACAGACTCGTGGATCGACATCGATGGCGGGATCGGGACGTTCTACGTGTACGCCAGCAAGGGGCGTCGCGAACTCCCTAACGAGTCGTTCCATGTCGACGGCGCTACGGAGGGTATCTCGAAGCTGGGGACCTTCGTCGGGCGCCACATCTGCGTCCCGCTGGAAGGGTGCGCGGTGCACATCAATGCCTTCAACTTCCCGGTCTGGGGGATGATGGAGAAGATGGCGCCGTCGCTGCTGGCGGGCGTCCCCTGCATCGTGAAGCCGGCGACACTGACCTCGTTCCTCACCGAGGCGGCGTTCCGCATGATCATCGAATCGAACGTCTTCCCGGCGGGGGCCATCCAGCTCATCTGCGGGAGTGCGGGCGACCTCCTCGACCATCTCGACTGCCAGGACGCCGTCGCCTTCACCGGTTCGTCGTCCACCGGGCGCATGCTCAAGGAGTCGAAGCGCGTGGTGCATAACGCGGTGCGCTTCAACATGGAGGCCGACTCGCTCAACTGCGCCATCCTTGGCCCCGACGCCGTTCCCGGCACGGACGAGTTTGACCTGTTCGTGAAGGAGGTCGTGCGCGAGATGACGAGCAAGGCGGGGCAGAAGTGCACCGCCATCCGCCGTACCATCGTCCCCGAGGCGCTGGCAGACGACGTGATCGCCGCGCTGCGCAAGCGCCTGGGCGAGGTGAAAGTGGGTGACCCCGCGGTCGATGGCGTGAAGATGGGCCCCCTGGCCGGGCGCGCGCAGGTGCGCGAGGTGGGGAAGGCCTGCGACGCGATTCGCGCCGGCGCCGAGGTCGTCTTTGGTGGGGAGTTGGGGAGCCTGGTGCACGCCGACGCGGAAAAGGGGGCGTTCTATCCCATCACGCTCCTCGCCTGCAACCGACCGTTGGATACCGCCGCACCGCACGACGTCGAGGCCTTCGGCCCCGTCAACACCGTGATGCCGTACGCCACGGTGGGCGACGCGATCGCTCTCGCCCGGATGGGGAAGGGGTCGCTGGTGGGGTCGCTCTTCACCGCCGACGACGAGGTGGCGCGCGACGTGGTGCTCGGCACGGCGGCCTATCACGGGCGCATGTACGTCCTCAATCGCCACAGTGCGAAGGAGGCAACCGGGCACGGTTCGCCGCTGCCGCATCTGGTGCACGGTGGCCCGGGGCGCGCCGGCGGCGGCGAGGAGATGGGCGGGATCCGCGGTGTACTGCACTACATGCAGCGCACCGCGGTGCAGGGGGCGCCGCAGACACTCACGCGCATCACCAACGAGTGGATACCGGGGGCCGACCAGCCCGCCGACCGGATTCACCCGTTCCGGAAGTACTTCGACGAACTCGAGATCGGCGAGACGCTCACGACGCACCGTCGCACCGTCACCGAGGCCGACATCGTGAACTTTGCAGGGCTGAGTGGCGATCACTTCTACGCCCACATGGACGAGATCGCCGCGAAAGACTCGATCTTCGGGCGCCGCGTGGCGCATGGCTACTTCGTGATCGCGGCGGCGGCGGGACTGTTCGTCGATCCGGCGCCGGGGCCGGTGCTGGCCAACTACGGAATGGAGAACCTGCGCTTCACCAAACCGGTCCATGCCGGCGACACGATCCAGGTGAAGCTCACCTGCAAGCAGAAGACCGCGAAGGAGACGCCTCCTGACGGCGTGGCGCAGGGGGTCGTGGCGTGGGACGTCAACGTGAGCAACCAGGATCACGAGTTGGTGGCCACCTACACCATCCTCACGCTGGTCAAGCGCAAGTAG